A section of the Oryza sativa Japonica Group chromosome 1, ASM3414082v1 genome encodes:
- the LOC4325593 gene encoding uncharacterized protein isoform X1: MAAEPSEPDASQEPAPAAAPAAAIGGPNPCCAKLWRKYQKSEASRAALREGLKLLQGENDKLLKERSELSRVCNEERLRGDSAEAARISESDARDMLEKEIIELKAQNSALQQSQSVCKDGNELIRITELEEEIRRLKQVLVEEKKKSNSEKKNAEEEKGKVLELQRLLNMETHKSEEYKRLSDTERKAANGLRASCEKLRSEASEARERLVAQVKKTEEANKRAEEEKQKAAREKKCANSEKSLAEKNKNLIETERKKLTEEKSRAECLFAKLEEQKKLNEDLRVRIEVERKNAVDQKNHIDHLSQKLEEEKERSENLQRKLEKLCAVKDTTSFGKHGQQRIDVVTEGANIRLLKEKLKLKKQQLKHAKNVSKLDKAKNALVRRELQRLKQDWIQLLSRFNMLDEHLAADGVEGIHVLTELKRHPEIHNFEQNLLPHNSAPYFGLPSGIVPFSSSVPRDYTSYQLPRESCTRPISGTSSELEPPFGSSLRTKSKSPHRSSCPTSISDKKLMDSQGKDRLLVPASTDIRRKQSSMVPELTSKDGNDTRKPSDRALPVVSGDPFQQKALQSSMFGATEVTDKMPKGDKKRKRTKMSLKSTDCLSSKHKRLHLEMKAHDSTSNGILCSDDRSRVQQGSSIMPVVNEDDVQTRRRKCYVIAGKTPFLSVPAKVPFAEAGNAYAVSKFPSLLSFEEMIKGDCLKLLDLDNDADEERYRRAMQRTLSPDLPIILPQATKAPTHEKSHHLSDMMPNAFEYERDCPSSGANATDLEMRPNLLGVEGPAIQKLIQSTGKLGHNRIDCHDNVKQLRANDNDKSNSVVNISCSTKLDNVPTKRSLSCILHEDQAQNVVASPTDVPSNTSNSHPNSTLDLQHSHKEASNENSSNQIHSSSISDSGQQNIVGGCKTKAAGLTDLNLNSIIGLRHGDKRSPMCFVGLVSMKKRNIIRMFRYWETLIAEARETSEEAFVDTPLFERISSEPLLLLEEKVALIISLLLWDICRVITADPVLDGNFASSVFALTVKSYMETRWAFLKSNQLDVPVSLIEDFLVKREVVVCNKTGHVISDVDRYSLLDDETGIQVSTEPATIDQFISACALLASICVKVERMDIVLEVSYKVLLMGKSNLSWTLLAIHIIGSMCGDKFLSKSSNFLMTTIRLVVLLLEAKNNSLCLLSSYVQSNRPAVFPTCAHCLFDVVDSVSVDGFISSLLDELHLCSQQWNSCSNTNKIIARCSPHLGSSGLEVNCGEPCYISKQVKLSEDGHNHTAGRDLCYFAEITSLLELFGNYMSCEWTYNNVVVRLLKILESCTCEEYSAALLILLSQLGRFFVDDVGYEQRAVSDLRNHLSVLMRTKVSNSRNMPVQLSAIGALLSLLPLAFDKIVAHSGQLPDLYVLQGRQISEWFCQLSKEHQSIACSFFS; encoded by the exons ATGGCGGCCGAGCCGTCGGAGCCCGACGCCTCGCAGGAGCCCGCGCCCGCTGCagccccggccgccgccataGGTGGCCCCAACCCGTGCTGCGCCAAG CTCTGGAGGAAGTACCAGAAGTCGGAGGCGAGCCGCGCGGCGCTGCGCGAGGGTTTGAAGCTCCTGCAGGGCGAGAATGACAAGCTGCTGAAGGAGCGCTCCGAGCTCAGCAGAG TGTGCAATGAGGAGCGTCTCCGAGGTGATTCGGCAGAAGCAGCTAGGATCTCTGAGTCTGATGCCAGAGATATGCTAGAGAAAGAGATAATTGAATTGAAGGCACAGAACTCTGCTTTGCAACAATCACAAAGTGTTTGCAAAGATGGTAATGAACTTATACGCATCACTGAGTTGGAGGAAGAAATTAGAAGACTCAAACAGGTTTTagtagaagaaaagaagaagagtaATTCCGAGAAGAAAAATGCCGAAGAAGAAAAGGGCAAGGTTTTAGAACTGCAAAGGTTACTGAATATGGAAACACACAAGTCTGAAGAGTATAAACGGCTTTCTGATACAGAAAGAAAAGCAGCCAATGGTCTGAGGGCATCGTGTGAAAAATTGAGGAGTGAAGCAAGTGAAGCCAGAGAAAGGCTGGTTGCTCAGGTGAAGAAAACAGAGGAAGCAAATAAAAGGGCTGAAGAAGAGAAGCAGAAAGCTGCCAGAGAAAAGAAATGTGCCAACTCAGAGAAGTCGTTAGCGGAAAAGAACAAAAATCTGATTGAAACCGAGAGGAAAAAGTTGACAGAAGAGAAGAGTCGTGCTGAGTGTTTATTTGCAAAGTTAGAGGAGCAGAAGAAGTTGAATGAAGATTTACGAGTTAGAATTGAGGTTGAAAGAAAGAATGCAGTGGATCAGAAAAACCATATAGACCATCTATCCCAGAAGctggaagaagagaaagaacgAAGTGAAAATTTGCAGAGGAAGCTTGAAAAATTATGTGCAGTTAAAGATACAACTTCTTTTGGCAAACATGGACAGCAACGCATTGATGTGGTTACGGAAGGTGCAAATATAAGGCTTCTCAAAGAGAAACTTAAGCTGAAGAAACAACAATTAAAGCATGCGAAAAATGTGTCAAAGCTAGATAAAGCAAAAAATGCGCTGGTAAGAAGAGAGCTTCAGCGCCTTAAACAGGATTGGATCCAGCTGCTGAGCCGATTTAATATGCTTGACGAACATCTTGCTGCTGATGGTGTTGAAGGTATTCATGTCTTAACCGAG TTGAAGCGACATCCGGAGATACATAACTTTGAACAAAATCTACTTCCACATAATTCAGCCCCATATTTTGGGTTGCCGTCTGGAATAGTTCCTTTCAGTTCATCTGTACCAAGAGACTACACTTCATATCAGTTACCCAGAGAAAGCTGCACAAGACCAATCTCAGGTACTAGTTCTGAACTAGAGCCTCCTTTTGGTAGCTCTCTCAGAACGAAGTCAAAAAGTCCACACAGATCTTCATGTCCCACATCCATATCTGATAAAAAGTTAATGGACTCACAGGGTAAGGATAGGTTGTTAGTCCCTGCATCAACAGATATCAGAAGAAAACAAAGCTCAATGGTTCCCGAGTTAACCAGTAAAGATGGTAATGATACAAGGAAACCCAGTGATAGAGCTTTGCCTGTAGTTTCTGGTGATCCCTTTCAACAGAAGGCACTGCAATCATCCATGTTTGGTGCTACAGAAGTTACAGATAAAATGCCCAAAGGAGATAAGAAGagaaaaaggaccaaaatgtctCTAAAGTCAACTGATTGTCTTTCATCTAAACATAAGCGGTTGCATCTGGAAATGAAGGCCCATGATTCCACTTCAAATGGCATTTTATGCAGTGATGATCGTTCTCGTGTGCAGCAAGGAAGCAGCATCATGCCCGTTGTGAATGAAGATGACGTGCAAACTCGTAGGAGGAAATGCTATGTTATTGCTGGTAAAACTCCTTTCTTGAGTGTTCCAGCTAAAGTTCCTTTTGCTGAAGCAGGAAATGCTTATGCAGTTAGCAAATTTCCTTCGCTACTCTCTTTTGAGGAAATGATCAAGGGGGACTGCTTGAAATTACTCGATTTGGACAATGATGCAGATGAGGAAAGATACAGAAGGGCAATGCAGAGAACTCTTTCACCAGATCTGCCCATAATTCTACCACAGGCAACTAAAGCGCCTACCCATGAAAAATCCCACCATTTGTCTGATATGATGCCCAATGCTTTTGAATATGAGAGAGATTGTCCTTCCTCTGGAGCCAATGCCACAGATTTGGAGATGAGGCCCAATTTGTTAGGAGTCGAGGGGCCTGCAATTCAGAAGTTGATTCAGAGCACTGGCAAGCTTGGACATAATAGAATAGATTGTCATGATAATGTTAAGCAACTGCGTGCGAATGATAATGATAAATCTAATTCAGTAGTCAATATTTCTTGTAGCACCAAGTTGGATAATGTGCCAACTAAGCGCTCTTTGAGCTGCATTTTGCATGAGGATCAGGCCCAAAATGTTGTAGCTTCTCCTACTGATGTGCCTAGCAATACTAGTAATAGCCATCCAAATTCTACTTTGGATTTACAGCATTCGCACAAGGAGGCATCTAATGAAAACAGCTCAAATCAGATACATAGCTCATCCATATCAGATTCTGGACAGCAGAATATTGTTGGTGGATGTAAAACAAAAGCAGCCGGGTTAACCGATTTGAACTTAAATAGTATTATTGGGCTTCGTCATGGAGACAAAAGATCTCCTATGTGTTTTGTTGGTCTTGTAAGCATGAAAAAAAGGAACATAATAAGAATGTTTCGATATTGGGAGACCCTGATTGCTGAAGCCAGAGAAACTTCTGAGGAAGCTTTTGTTGATACTCCATTATTTGAAAGAATATCATCTGAACCATTGCTACTTTTAGA GGAGAAGGTAGCACTCATCATCTCCTTACTGTTGTGGGATATTTGTAGAGTCATCACTGCAGATCCTGTTTTAGATGGAAATTTCGCTTCATCAGTTTTCGCCTTGACTG TGAAATCTTACATGGAAACAAGATGGGCGTTTCTGAAAAGCAATCAGCTGGATGTTCCTGTCTCTTTAATTGAGGATTTTCTTGTGAAAAGAGAAGTTGTGGTCTGTAATAAAACGGGGCATGTGATTTCTGACGTGGACAGATACAGTCTCTTGGATGATGAGACTGGTATACAAGTGTCTACTGAACCTGCCACCATAGATCAATTCATCTCTGCTTGCGCTTTGTTGGCTTCGATATGTGTTAAAGTGGAGAGAATGGACATTGTTTTAGAGGTTTCATACAAAGTTCTTCTGATGGGTAAAAGTAATCTTTCGTGGACTCTGCTGGCTATTCATATCATTGGTTCCATGTGTGGTGACAAGTTTCTCTCAAAGAGTAGCAACTTTCTCATGACAACTATACGGTTGGTTGTCCTGCTTCTTGAGGCAAAAAACAATTCTTTGTGCCTTTTGTCATCATATGTTCAGTCAAACAGGCCAGCCGTTTTTCCAACTTGTGCACATTGCCTATTTGATGTGGTGGATTCAGTTTCAGTTGACGGTTTTATCTCTTCTCTGTTGGATGAGCTGCATTTGTGTTCTCAGCAATGGAACAGTTGTTCtaacacaaataaaataattgcaaGATGCAGTCCACATTTGGGATCAAGTGGATTGGAGGTCAACTGTGGTGAACCTTGCTATATCTCCAAGCAAGTAAAACTTTCTGAGGATGGTCATAACCATACTGCAGGAAGGGACTTATGCTATTTTGCGGAGATAACTTCATTGTTGGAGTTGTTCGGGAATTACATG AGCTGCGAATGGACATACAATAATGTTGTTGTCCGCCTCCTGAAGATTTTGGAGTCATGCACATGTGAGGAGTATTCAGCTGCTCTCTTAATACTTCTCAGCCAACTTGGAAG GTTCTTTGTTGACGATGTTGGTTATGAGCAAAGAGCAGTTAGTGACCTGAGGAATCACTTATCAGTGCTAATGAGAACAAAAGTTTCAAACTCAAGGAACATGCCTGTTCAGCTTTCTGCTATTGGGGCATTGCTTAGCCTCCTCCCATTGGCATTCGATAAAATAGTTGCACATTCTGGGCAATTACCAGATCTATATGTTTTGCAAGGAAGACAGATCTCTGAATGGTTTTGTCAGTTAAGCAAGGAGCATCAATCTATAGCTTGTTCGTTCTTTAGTTGA
- the LOC4325593 gene encoding uncharacterized protein isoform X2 — translation MCNEERLRGDSAEAARISESDARDMLEKEIIELKAQNSALQQSQSVCKDGNELIRITELEEEIRRLKQVLVEEKKKSNSEKKNAEEEKGKVLELQRLLNMETHKSEEYKRLSDTERKAANGLRASCEKLRSEASEARERLVAQVKKTEEANKRAEEEKQKAAREKKCANSEKSLAEKNKNLIETERKKLTEEKSRAECLFAKLEEQKKLNEDLRVRIEVERKNAVDQKNHIDHLSQKLEEEKERSENLQRKLEKLCAVKDTTSFGKHGQQRIDVVTEGANIRLLKEKLKLKKQQLKHAKNVSKLDKAKNALVRRELQRLKQDWIQLLSRFNMLDEHLAADGVEGIHVLTELKRHPEIHNFEQNLLPHNSAPYFGLPSGIVPFSSSVPRDYTSYQLPRESCTRPISGTSSELEPPFGSSLRTKSKSPHRSSCPTSISDKKLMDSQGKDRLLVPASTDIRRKQSSMVPELTSKDGNDTRKPSDRALPVVSGDPFQQKALQSSMFGATEVTDKMPKGDKKRKRTKMSLKSTDCLSSKHKRLHLEMKAHDSTSNGILCSDDRSRVQQGSSIMPVVNEDDVQTRRRKCYVIAGKTPFLSVPAKVPFAEAGNAYAVSKFPSLLSFEEMIKGDCLKLLDLDNDADEERYRRAMQRTLSPDLPIILPQATKAPTHEKSHHLSDMMPNAFEYERDCPSSGANATDLEMRPNLLGVEGPAIQKLIQSTGKLGHNRIDCHDNVKQLRANDNDKSNSVVNISCSTKLDNVPTKRSLSCILHEDQAQNVVASPTDVPSNTSNSHPNSTLDLQHSHKEASNENSSNQIHSSSISDSGQQNIVGGCKTKAAGLTDLNLNSIIGLRHGDKRSPMCFVGLVSMKKRNIIRMFRYWETLIAEARETSEEAFVDTPLFERISSEPLLLLEEKVALIISLLLWDICRVITADPVLDGNFASSVFALTVKSYMETRWAFLKSNQLDVPVSLIEDFLVKREVVVCNKTGHVISDVDRYSLLDDETGIQVSTEPATIDQFISACALLASICVKVERMDIVLEVSYKVLLMGKSNLSWTLLAIHIIGSMCGDKFLSKSSNFLMTTIRLVVLLLEAKNNSLCLLSSYVQSNRPAVFPTCAHCLFDVVDSVSVDGFISSLLDELHLCSQQWNSCSNTNKIIARCSPHLGSSGLEVNCGEPCYISKQVKLSEDGHNHTAGRDLCYFAEITSLLELFGNYMSCEWTYNNVVVRLLKILESCTCEEYSAALLILLSQLGRFFVDDVGYEQRAVSDLRNHLSVLMRTKVSNSRNMPVQLSAIGALLSLLPLAFDKIVAHSGQLPDLYVLQGRQISEWFCQLSKEHQSIACSFFS, via the exons A TGTGCAATGAGGAGCGTCTCCGAGGTGATTCGGCAGAAGCAGCTAGGATCTCTGAGTCTGATGCCAGAGATATGCTAGAGAAAGAGATAATTGAATTGAAGGCACAGAACTCTGCTTTGCAACAATCACAAAGTGTTTGCAAAGATGGTAATGAACTTATACGCATCACTGAGTTGGAGGAAGAAATTAGAAGACTCAAACAGGTTTTagtagaagaaaagaagaagagtaATTCCGAGAAGAAAAATGCCGAAGAAGAAAAGGGCAAGGTTTTAGAACTGCAAAGGTTACTGAATATGGAAACACACAAGTCTGAAGAGTATAAACGGCTTTCTGATACAGAAAGAAAAGCAGCCAATGGTCTGAGGGCATCGTGTGAAAAATTGAGGAGTGAAGCAAGTGAAGCCAGAGAAAGGCTGGTTGCTCAGGTGAAGAAAACAGAGGAAGCAAATAAAAGGGCTGAAGAAGAGAAGCAGAAAGCTGCCAGAGAAAAGAAATGTGCCAACTCAGAGAAGTCGTTAGCGGAAAAGAACAAAAATCTGATTGAAACCGAGAGGAAAAAGTTGACAGAAGAGAAGAGTCGTGCTGAGTGTTTATTTGCAAAGTTAGAGGAGCAGAAGAAGTTGAATGAAGATTTACGAGTTAGAATTGAGGTTGAAAGAAAGAATGCAGTGGATCAGAAAAACCATATAGACCATCTATCCCAGAAGctggaagaagagaaagaacgAAGTGAAAATTTGCAGAGGAAGCTTGAAAAATTATGTGCAGTTAAAGATACAACTTCTTTTGGCAAACATGGACAGCAACGCATTGATGTGGTTACGGAAGGTGCAAATATAAGGCTTCTCAAAGAGAAACTTAAGCTGAAGAAACAACAATTAAAGCATGCGAAAAATGTGTCAAAGCTAGATAAAGCAAAAAATGCGCTGGTAAGAAGAGAGCTTCAGCGCCTTAAACAGGATTGGATCCAGCTGCTGAGCCGATTTAATATGCTTGACGAACATCTTGCTGCTGATGGTGTTGAAGGTATTCATGTCTTAACCGAG TTGAAGCGACATCCGGAGATACATAACTTTGAACAAAATCTACTTCCACATAATTCAGCCCCATATTTTGGGTTGCCGTCTGGAATAGTTCCTTTCAGTTCATCTGTACCAAGAGACTACACTTCATATCAGTTACCCAGAGAAAGCTGCACAAGACCAATCTCAGGTACTAGTTCTGAACTAGAGCCTCCTTTTGGTAGCTCTCTCAGAACGAAGTCAAAAAGTCCACACAGATCTTCATGTCCCACATCCATATCTGATAAAAAGTTAATGGACTCACAGGGTAAGGATAGGTTGTTAGTCCCTGCATCAACAGATATCAGAAGAAAACAAAGCTCAATGGTTCCCGAGTTAACCAGTAAAGATGGTAATGATACAAGGAAACCCAGTGATAGAGCTTTGCCTGTAGTTTCTGGTGATCCCTTTCAACAGAAGGCACTGCAATCATCCATGTTTGGTGCTACAGAAGTTACAGATAAAATGCCCAAAGGAGATAAGAAGagaaaaaggaccaaaatgtctCTAAAGTCAACTGATTGTCTTTCATCTAAACATAAGCGGTTGCATCTGGAAATGAAGGCCCATGATTCCACTTCAAATGGCATTTTATGCAGTGATGATCGTTCTCGTGTGCAGCAAGGAAGCAGCATCATGCCCGTTGTGAATGAAGATGACGTGCAAACTCGTAGGAGGAAATGCTATGTTATTGCTGGTAAAACTCCTTTCTTGAGTGTTCCAGCTAAAGTTCCTTTTGCTGAAGCAGGAAATGCTTATGCAGTTAGCAAATTTCCTTCGCTACTCTCTTTTGAGGAAATGATCAAGGGGGACTGCTTGAAATTACTCGATTTGGACAATGATGCAGATGAGGAAAGATACAGAAGGGCAATGCAGAGAACTCTTTCACCAGATCTGCCCATAATTCTACCACAGGCAACTAAAGCGCCTACCCATGAAAAATCCCACCATTTGTCTGATATGATGCCCAATGCTTTTGAATATGAGAGAGATTGTCCTTCCTCTGGAGCCAATGCCACAGATTTGGAGATGAGGCCCAATTTGTTAGGAGTCGAGGGGCCTGCAATTCAGAAGTTGATTCAGAGCACTGGCAAGCTTGGACATAATAGAATAGATTGTCATGATAATGTTAAGCAACTGCGTGCGAATGATAATGATAAATCTAATTCAGTAGTCAATATTTCTTGTAGCACCAAGTTGGATAATGTGCCAACTAAGCGCTCTTTGAGCTGCATTTTGCATGAGGATCAGGCCCAAAATGTTGTAGCTTCTCCTACTGATGTGCCTAGCAATACTAGTAATAGCCATCCAAATTCTACTTTGGATTTACAGCATTCGCACAAGGAGGCATCTAATGAAAACAGCTCAAATCAGATACATAGCTCATCCATATCAGATTCTGGACAGCAGAATATTGTTGGTGGATGTAAAACAAAAGCAGCCGGGTTAACCGATTTGAACTTAAATAGTATTATTGGGCTTCGTCATGGAGACAAAAGATCTCCTATGTGTTTTGTTGGTCTTGTAAGCATGAAAAAAAGGAACATAATAAGAATGTTTCGATATTGGGAGACCCTGATTGCTGAAGCCAGAGAAACTTCTGAGGAAGCTTTTGTTGATACTCCATTATTTGAAAGAATATCATCTGAACCATTGCTACTTTTAGA GGAGAAGGTAGCACTCATCATCTCCTTACTGTTGTGGGATATTTGTAGAGTCATCACTGCAGATCCTGTTTTAGATGGAAATTTCGCTTCATCAGTTTTCGCCTTGACTG TGAAATCTTACATGGAAACAAGATGGGCGTTTCTGAAAAGCAATCAGCTGGATGTTCCTGTCTCTTTAATTGAGGATTTTCTTGTGAAAAGAGAAGTTGTGGTCTGTAATAAAACGGGGCATGTGATTTCTGACGTGGACAGATACAGTCTCTTGGATGATGAGACTGGTATACAAGTGTCTACTGAACCTGCCACCATAGATCAATTCATCTCTGCTTGCGCTTTGTTGGCTTCGATATGTGTTAAAGTGGAGAGAATGGACATTGTTTTAGAGGTTTCATACAAAGTTCTTCTGATGGGTAAAAGTAATCTTTCGTGGACTCTGCTGGCTATTCATATCATTGGTTCCATGTGTGGTGACAAGTTTCTCTCAAAGAGTAGCAACTTTCTCATGACAACTATACGGTTGGTTGTCCTGCTTCTTGAGGCAAAAAACAATTCTTTGTGCCTTTTGTCATCATATGTTCAGTCAAACAGGCCAGCCGTTTTTCCAACTTGTGCACATTGCCTATTTGATGTGGTGGATTCAGTTTCAGTTGACGGTTTTATCTCTTCTCTGTTGGATGAGCTGCATTTGTGTTCTCAGCAATGGAACAGTTGTTCtaacacaaataaaataattgcaaGATGCAGTCCACATTTGGGATCAAGTGGATTGGAGGTCAACTGTGGTGAACCTTGCTATATCTCCAAGCAAGTAAAACTTTCTGAGGATGGTCATAACCATACTGCAGGAAGGGACTTATGCTATTTTGCGGAGATAACTTCATTGTTGGAGTTGTTCGGGAATTACATG AGCTGCGAATGGACATACAATAATGTTGTTGTCCGCCTCCTGAAGATTTTGGAGTCATGCACATGTGAGGAGTATTCAGCTGCTCTCTTAATACTTCTCAGCCAACTTGGAAG GTTCTTTGTTGACGATGTTGGTTATGAGCAAAGAGCAGTTAGTGACCTGAGGAATCACTTATCAGTGCTAATGAGAACAAAAGTTTCAAACTCAAGGAACATGCCTGTTCAGCTTTCTGCTATTGGGGCATTGCTTAGCCTCCTCCCATTGGCATTCGATAAAATAGTTGCACATTCTGGGCAATTACCAGATCTATATGTTTTGCAAGGAAGACAGATCTCTGAATGGTTTTGTCAGTTAAGCAAGGAGCATCAATCTATAGCTTGTTCGTTCTTTAGTTGA